TTCTTCAATCAATGAAACCACATTTTTTGAAGTATCGGCATTTTTTAACTCCACGTTGATGAAGCATTTTTTGTCTACTAAATCAAAAACTTCGTTTAGAGTAGGAATTTGAAGTTTTTCAGCGATTCGAAATGACTTTAATTCGGCTAAAGTATACGAGTTGATATCGCCTTTTCCGTTGGTCATTTTATCGATTGTATCGTCGTGCATTACGATGATGTGTCCGTCAGCGCTGAGGTGAACGTCCAGTTCAATTCCGTCTGAATTTAAGTCTAAAGCTTTTTGAAAAGTCTCAAGCGTGTTTTCGGGTTCGTATGCTTTGGCACCTCTGTGAGCTATTTTTAGCATTTTCTGAGTTTTTTCTAACCGCAAAGGTCGCAAAGTTTTCCGCAAAGGGCACAAGGAATTTATAAAAAAATAAATAGCAAATTGAAGCACTTCCTATTTAATTTGCGAGCAAGCCGATTTTAACTCTATAAATAAAAAAGTTATTTTAAAAAAAAACAGACAGACTGGTCTGTTTTTTTATATCTTTGTTGAGCAATTAAGGAATTATGAGTTTACCAAAAGAAAGAATATTAGAAAAAGCCTCTGTTTTATTTCATCAGCAGGGTTATAATAGTACAGGAATTAACCAAATTATAAGTGAAGCAAATGTTGCAAAAGCAAGCTTTTACCAACACTTTAAATCTAAAGATGACTTATGTATCGAGTTTCTGAACAGGAGACATCAATATTGGTTTGAAGAACTTTCAAATTATACTTCAAATTCAAAAAAACTGGAGGCAAAAGTTATTTCTGCTTTTGATTTCATTATCTATATGAATGAAAAAGAAAATTTCAGAGGTTGTTGTTTCTTGAATATCTTATCCGAAATATCAAAAGAACAAGAAAATATTCTTACGGTTATTCAAGCTCACAAAAATGATTTGAGAATTTTCTTTAAACAAGTGCTTGAAGATGAATTATTAGCCACACATATTTATCTTCTATTTGAAAGCGCTATCATAGAAAGCCAATTATTCAAATCAAATGAAATCGTAAACAAATCCAAATCAATAATAAACAGTCTAATTTAAAAAAAATACAAAATGGAACAAAAACATCCGCTTCCACCTTTTACACTGGAAACCGCAAAACAGAAAATTCAGATGGCCGAAGATGCCTGGAACTCACAAAATCCAGAAAGGGTTTCGTTAGCTTATACTATTGACAGTGAATGGAGAAACCGAAGTACATTTGTTAATGGGAGAGAAGAAATTGTAAAATTCTTAACTGATAAATGGAATAGGGAATTGAATTATAAGCTCAAAAAAGAGTATTGGTCGCATTCGGAAAATAGAATAGCTGTCAGATTTGAGTATGAATATCAAAACAAAGACGGAAAATGGTTTAGAGCTTACGGAAATGAAAATTGGCAATTTGACGAAAATGGATTAATGGAAAAGAGATACGCAAGTATAAATGACATTGAAATAAATGAGTCAGAAAGATATCTGTAAAATGAACAGCAGGTAACTGCGGCTACACGCCATTGCTCGTTTTCGGTAAATTGAACGTTTTATTTTGATAACTCCGTTCAGAGCAGCTGAAAATATTCTGCTCTAAACACCCCCACAGGCGTGTAGCTGCGAACCTTAGAAAACTAAGCTTCTATTTTTTAAATATTTTTTTACTGCAATTCTAAAACCAAAGCTGATTTGGGTTCCAAAGTAATTTCAGAACTTAAATCGAATGTTTTTCCTGTGATAACATCTTTTCCTGATGTATAGTTTTTAATGCTTTCTTTAAAACGATTGGTTTTTACAACTTGCTCTTTTGCATTGTTATTAAAAACCACCATTACCGTTTTAGCATCTGTGTATCTGAAATAAACATAGGTATTATTCTCCGGAATATAATGTGTCATTTTTCCGAAGTGAACCGCTTCATTTGATTTTCTCCAATTGAATAATTTTGAAGTGAAATCAAAGTAAGCCGCTTGTTCTGGAGTTCTTCCTTCTTTTGTGAAAGCGTTGTTTTTATCGCCAGCCCATCCGCCCGGGAAATCCTGACGAATATCAGCATCTCCGCCTTTACCTTTGTCTCCGCCCATTCCAATTTCGGAACCGTAATAAATCTGTGGGATTCCGCGAACTGTAGCAAGTAAAGTCATAGCCAGTTTGTATTTCGCTAAATCATATTTAAAGGTATGATTCATGCGATCTGTGTCATGATTTTCGGAAAAAACCAAAAGATTATTAACGTTAGGGTATAAATAATCCATTGCAAAATTGTTGTAGAATTTAATCAGACCTCCATCCCAATTCGGCGTGTCGTCGTTGAAAACCGAACCAATCTGGCTTTGAAGCGTAAAATCCATTACACTTGGTAAATTCGAATTATAGTCCTTAATAGCGCCAATTTTACTGTCTTTCTGCCAATAGGCTAAGCTTGCCTGATTGTGCATCCAGATTTCGCCCACAATATTAAAATTTGGATATTCATTCGTAATTGATTTAGCCCAATTTGCCATTGCTGTCGGGTCTGAGTAATTATAGGTATCAACTCTGAAACCATCCAAATTGGCGAATTCAATCCACCAAATAGCATTTTGAGTTAAATATTTTGCCACAAGCGGATTTCTTAAATTTAAATCCGGCATTGAAGGCACGAACCAGCCATCAACGCAAACTTCCTGATCGATTTTTGAAGCGTGAATATCTGTAATTACTTCACGTCTGTGATGTGTTTGAGTGTATTTTTCAAACTGATTGATCCATGATTTGGTCGGTAAATCTTTCATCATCCAATGTGTGATTCCCCAGTGATTCGTCACATAATCCATAACCAGTTTCATATTTCTTTTGTGCATTTCTGCAGCAAGTCGGGCGTAATCGTCATTTGTTCCGTAACGAGGATCGATTTTGTACACATCAGATTGTGCATAGGTATGATAGGAATACTCCTTGTCGTTGTCTTCGCATAAAGGGGTGCTCCAAATCGTCGTTGCGCCAAGAGACGAAATATAATCAAGGTTTTTGATGATTCCTTCGATATCGCCGCCGTGACGTCCGCCTGGTTCTGCGCGGTTTCCTTTTTCTGTTAAATTAGCATTGCTATCGTTTTTCGGATTTCCGTTTGCAAAACGATCCGGCATAATCAGGTAAATCAAATCTGATGCATCGTAGCTTTTTCTGTCGGCAGAATTGGCTCTTCTTTCTTTAAGGGAATATTTTTGGGTAAAAGCAACTTTGTTTTTCAGTTTAAACGAAAAAGTAAGTTCCGAAGCTTTTACATCTTTTGTATCAATGGTTAAAAACAGATAATTTGGATTTTCGGTTTTCTCGACATTTTTAATTGCAACATTGTTGGAAACCGAAGCTTCGTATTGTGCCATATTTTTCCCGTAGAACATAATCTGCAACTCAGGATTCTTCATTCCGGCGTACCAGAAAGGTGGTTCTACTTTTTGGATTTGTGCTTTCGCGGAAGCGGAAAACAACAAAACCAAAAGGGCTAATTTATAGATAAGTGATGTTTTTTGGTTTTTCATAGTAAAGATGAATTTAAACCATATAAGAAATGTAAGAACATTTAAGACAAAAATGGGGGAGATTTCTATTTAAATGTACTTACATTTCTTATATGGTTAATTTAAATTATTTCGTTTCAATAATACTAATCGCATATCCTCCTCCAGGAGCAGAAAACTGAGATAATTTTGATTTATTGGTTACAGCAATTTTCTTGATGGTATAAGCTTGCGGATTTGTTTTGTAATGCGCCTCTTTTGCATCAGCATAAATAGTTGCCGTGTATTTTTTGCCTTTTTCAAGGAAACTGAAATCGATGTTTGAAGTACGCGGAGTTTCTCCGTTTACGTTTCCAACGAACCAATTGTTTGTTCCTTTTGCTTTACGGGCAACGGTGATAAAATCTCCAGGTTCAGCCTCGATATATTTACTTTCTGACCAGTCAACCGCTACATCTTTGATGAATTGAAAAGCATCTGGAAAACGGTTGTAATTCTCCGGAGTATCAGCCGCCATTTGTAACGGGCTGTACATTGTAACGTATAAAGCCAGTTGATTACAGATTGTACTGTTTACATGTGATTTATTATCAGGATTCAATTTACTGATATCCATTTCGAAGATTCCCGGAGTATAATCCATTGGCCCACCAATTAATCTTGTAAAAGGTAAAACAGTAACGTGATTTGGTTTAGAACCACCAAAAGCCTGGTATTCTGTTCCTCTTGCCGCTTCGTTTCCAATTAAGTTTGGATACGTTCTTGCAATTCCTGTTGGACGAACTGCTTCGTGAGCGTTTACCATAATTTTGTAATCTGCCGCTTTTTCAATTGCGTACTGATAGTGGTTTACAATCCATTGGCTGTAGTGGTTTTCACCTCTTGGCAAAATATCACCCACGTAACCACTTTTTACAGCATCGTATCCGTTGTCTTTCATGAATTGGTAGGCTTTATCCATGTGGCGCTCGTAGTTGCGAACAGATCCTGAAGTTTCGTGGTGCATGATAATTTTTACGCCTTTCGATTTTGCATATTCGTGAAGCCCTTTCACATCAAAATCTGGATAAGGAGTCAAGAAATCAAAAACATAATCTTTAGAATGACCAAACCAGTCTTCCCAGCCTTCGTTCCATCCTTCAACTAAAACAGCGTCGAAACCATTTGCAGCAGCAAAATCAATGTATTTTTTTACGTTGACGTTGTTTGCTCCGTGTGTTCCGTTTGGTTTTGCTTTCGCGAAATCTGTAACACCCAATTGAACTGTTGGATAGTCGTTTGTGTATGACCAAGAGCTTTTTCCTGTAATCATTTCCCACCAAACACCAATATATTTTACTGGTTTAATCCAGGAAGTATTGTCAATTTTTGATGGATCGTTTAAGTTATACGTCATTTTTGAAGCTAAAATTTCTCTAGCATCATCGCTCACCATAATTGTTCTCCAAGGCGAATGACTTGGTGCCTGGATATAACCTTTATCTCCTTTTGCGTCTGGTGTTAACCAAGAAGTAAAAGTCATGTTTTTATCATCTAAATTCAGGTGCATGCAAGAATAGTTGATCAAAGCCGCTTCGTGCAAGTTAATGTAGATTCCGTCATTTGTTTTTAACATCAAAGAAGTCTGAACTCCTGTTGGTGAAAAAGATTTTTGAGAAACGTTTGCCGTATATGCTTTTTCTGCTAAACCTCTGATTTCAGACAATTTCGATTTGGTATAATCGTATTCCTGAGTGTCATAATCTCCCGGAATCCAGAAAGCGGTATGATCGCCAGTCATTGCAAACTGAGATCTTTCTTCTTTGATTACGAAGTAAGTCAGATTTTTTTGTGCCGGGAATTCATATCTAAATCCTAAACCGTCATCAAACAAACGAAAACGGATTACGATTTGTCTGTCTGTACTTTTTTGGTTTAAAGTAACTGCTAATTCATTATAGTGATTTCTGATGTGATCCACTTCTCCCCAAACCGGTTTCCAGGTTTCATCAAAAGTTGAAGTTTTAGTATCAGTAATTGTAAAATCGTTTAGTAAAGATTTTTTGTCATCCTTCAGTTCAAGACCTAATTTACTGGTTTTTACAACTTCTTTGTTTTTGTATTTTAAGTTGTAAGTTGGAGTTCCGTCGCTTTGAAGCGAAAATTCCATTACGAACTTTCCTTCGGGTGATTTTAATTGCTGCGCCTTAGCAATCGTGCTAACCGCAAACAAAACTAAACTGGCGAAAAATAAGTTTTTCATGTTTTTAGATTTTTAGAGAATTGTAATTTAATTAATTTGTGCGAGTTTACCAGCCGTTATAGTCATGCCATTTACTATAATGTCTAAATCCTGATCGCCATCTACAGTAAAAGTAGTTTCAGTATGACTTACTGTAACTTTCAAAATCTGATGTCTGAAATTGATTTTAAACGAATACCCTTTCCATTCTTTTGGGATTTTTGGAGAGAAATGAAGCTGGTTATTTTTAACACGCATTCCGCCAAAACCT
The Flavobacterium flavigenum genome window above contains:
- a CDS encoding glycerophosphodiester phosphodiesterase translates to MLKIAHRGAKAYEPENTLETFQKALDLNSDGIELDVHLSADGHIIVMHDDTIDKMTNGKGDINSYTLAELKSFRIAEKLQIPTLNEVFDLVDKKCFINVELKNADTSKNVVSLIEEYINKKGWNYEHFIISSFDWNALKEVQNLNPNIPIGVLTEEDLDGALAFAESIKARAIHPDFQLLNAENVRKMQEKGFWVLPWTVNTEEDIQKVKSYQVNGIISDNPDKI
- a CDS encoding glycoside hydrolase family 97 protein, with the translated sequence MKNLFFASLVLFAVSTIAKAQQLKSPEGKFVMEFSLQSDGTPTYNLKYKNKEVVKTSKLGLELKDDKKSLLNDFTITDTKTSTFDETWKPVWGEVDHIRNHYNELAVTLNQKSTDRQIVIRFRLFDDGLGFRYEFPAQKNLTYFVIKEERSQFAMTGDHTAFWIPGDYDTQEYDYTKSKLSEIRGLAEKAYTANVSQKSFSPTGVQTSLMLKTNDGIYINLHEAALINYSCMHLNLDDKNMTFTSWLTPDAKGDKGYIQAPSHSPWRTIMVSDDAREILASKMTYNLNDPSKIDNTSWIKPVKYIGVWWEMITGKSSWSYTNDYPTVQLGVTDFAKAKPNGTHGANNVNVKKYIDFAAANGFDAVLVEGWNEGWEDWFGHSKDYVFDFLTPYPDFDVKGLHEYAKSKGVKIIMHHETSGSVRNYERHMDKAYQFMKDNGYDAVKSGYVGDILPRGENHYSQWIVNHYQYAIEKAADYKIMVNAHEAVRPTGIARTYPNLIGNEAARGTEYQAFGGSKPNHVTVLPFTRLIGGPMDYTPGIFEMDISKLNPDNKSHVNSTICNQLALYVTMYSPLQMAADTPENYNRFPDAFQFIKDVAVDWSESKYIEAEPGDFITVARKAKGTNNWFVGNVNGETPRTSNIDFSFLEKGKKYTATIYADAKEAHYKTNPQAYTIKKIAVTNKSKLSQFSAPGGGYAISIIETK
- a CDS encoding glycoside hydrolase family 13 protein, whose protein sequence is MKNQKTSLIYKLALLVLLFSASAKAQIQKVEPPFWYAGMKNPELQIMFYGKNMAQYEASVSNNVAIKNVEKTENPNYLFLTIDTKDVKASELTFSFKLKNKVAFTQKYSLKERRANSADRKSYDASDLIYLIMPDRFANGNPKNDSNANLTEKGNRAEPGGRHGGDIEGIIKNLDYISSLGATTIWSTPLCEDNDKEYSYHTYAQSDVYKIDPRYGTNDDYARLAAEMHKRNMKLVMDYVTNHWGITHWMMKDLPTKSWINQFEKYTQTHHRREVITDIHASKIDQEVCVDGWFVPSMPDLNLRNPLVAKYLTQNAIWWIEFANLDGFRVDTYNYSDPTAMANWAKSITNEYPNFNIVGEIWMHNQASLAYWQKDSKIGAIKDYNSNLPSVMDFTLQSQIGSVFNDDTPNWDGGLIKFYNNFAMDYLYPNVNNLLVFSENHDTDRMNHTFKYDLAKYKLAMTLLATVRGIPQIYYGSEIGMGGDKGKGGDADIRQDFPGGWAGDKNNAFTKEGRTPEQAAYFDFTSKLFNWRKSNEAVHFGKMTHYIPENNTYVYFRYTDAKTVMVVFNNNAKEQVVKTNRFKESIKNYTSGKDVITGKTFDLSSEITLEPKSALVLELQ
- a CDS encoding nuclear transport factor 2 family protein gives rise to the protein MEQKHPLPPFTLETAKQKIQMAEDAWNSQNPERVSLAYTIDSEWRNRSTFVNGREEIVKFLTDKWNRELNYKLKKEYWSHSENRIAVRFEYEYQNKDGKWFRAYGNENWQFDENGLMEKRYASINDIEINESERYL
- a CDS encoding TetR/AcrR family transcriptional regulator — its product is MSLPKERILEKASVLFHQQGYNSTGINQIISEANVAKASFYQHFKSKDDLCIEFLNRRHQYWFEELSNYTSNSKKLEAKVISAFDFIIYMNEKENFRGCCFLNILSEISKEQENILTVIQAHKNDLRIFFKQVLEDELLATHIYLLFESAIIESQLFKSNEIVNKSKSIINSLI